A genome region from Micromonospora inyonensis includes the following:
- a CDS encoding DNA polymerase III subunit delta' has translation MPEVFAELVGQDEAVDTLRRAAAAAAAVLRAGTRPAVGTDPAAGDAGTGPDGGAGPDPGAGMTHAWIFTGPPGSGRSEAARAFAAALQCVHGTGCGTCAGCHTTMAGTHADVRLVVPDGLSIGVNEMRALVLRAASTPSGGRWQVVIISDADRLTEAAGNALLKAIEEPPPRTVFLLCAPSTHPDDISVTIRSRCRVVPLRQPPPGAVAEMLVRRDGIAPDVAEWAASAAQGHVGRARRLAGDPEARTRRDAVLAVPRRLTGVGAAFDAASALIEAAEAEAAAAVAETDAAEKAALQTALGAGGTGRGAAGAMRGAAGQLKELEKRQKARATRAQRDALDRALVDLAGFYRDALVTALRAPVAPVHADVVAMARAGAEKWDAEGALRRLEAVLECRAAIEANVKPRIAVEAMMLALWRG, from the coding sequence ATGCCGGAGGTCTTCGCCGAGCTGGTCGGGCAGGACGAGGCGGTCGACACGCTGCGCCGGGCCGCCGCCGCGGCCGCCGCCGTGCTGCGTGCCGGCACCCGACCCGCCGTCGGCACCGACCCCGCCGCCGGAGACGCCGGGACCGGCCCGGACGGTGGGGCGGGGCCTGACCCGGGTGCCGGGATGACCCACGCCTGGATCTTCACCGGTCCGCCCGGTTCGGGCCGTTCGGAGGCCGCCCGCGCCTTCGCCGCCGCCCTCCAGTGCGTGCACGGCACCGGCTGCGGCACCTGCGCGGGCTGTCACACCACCATGGCCGGTACCCACGCCGACGTCCGGCTGGTCGTGCCCGACGGGCTCTCCATCGGCGTGAACGAGATGCGCGCCCTGGTGCTGCGGGCGGCGAGCACCCCGTCCGGCGGGCGGTGGCAGGTCGTGATCATCTCCGACGCCGACCGGCTCACCGAGGCGGCCGGGAACGCGCTGCTCAAGGCGATCGAGGAGCCGCCCCCACGGACCGTCTTCCTGCTCTGTGCCCCGTCCACTCATCCGGACGACATCTCGGTGACCATCCGGTCGCGCTGCCGGGTCGTACCGCTGCGGCAGCCACCGCCCGGCGCGGTGGCCGAGATGCTGGTCCGGCGGGACGGGATCGCCCCCGACGTGGCCGAGTGGGCGGCGTCGGCCGCCCAGGGGCACGTGGGCCGGGCCCGCCGCCTGGCCGGTGACCCGGAGGCCCGCACCCGGCGGGACGCGGTGCTGGCGGTGCCACGCCGGCTGACCGGGGTGGGGGCCGCCTTCGACGCCGCGTCCGCGCTGATCGAGGCGGCCGAGGCGGAGGCCGCCGCGGCCGTCGCGGAGACCGACGCCGCCGAGAAGGCCGCGTTGCAGACCGCGCTCGGCGCGGGCGGCACCGGCCGGGGCGCCGCGGGTGCGATGCGCGGAGCCGCCGGGCAGCTCAAGGAGCTGGAGAAACGACAGAAGGCCCGGGCCACCCGGGCGCAGCGGGACGCGCTGGACCGGGCCCTGGTCGACCTGGCCGGGTTCTACCGGGACGCCCTGGTCACGGCGTTGCGGGCCCCGGTCGCGCCGGTGCACGCCGACGTCGTGGCGATGGCCCGCGCCGGTGCGGAGAAGTGGGACGCCGAGGGGGCCCTGCGCCGCCTGGAGGCGGTGCTGGAGTGCCGCGCGGCGATCGAAGCCAACGTCAAGCCGAGGATCGCGGTGGAGGCGATGATGCTCGCCCTGTGGAGGGGCTGA